AAGACCGATGCGGCGGTGATCGAGGCATTGCTGAATATCAGCGACTCTCGCTTCCAGCCGGGGTTGATCGAGCAGGCGCAGAACGTTGGCAAATTGCCGAAGAATTTCCGCATCGATCCGCGTTTTGCCGACAACAGCCCGGAGCGTTTGCAGGCGATTCAGGCGTTGCATCCGAATTTGTTTCCGGAGTATCCGCTGGGGTGTGATTTCACTGCGGTGGAGAGGGATTTGTTGCGGTCGCTGAACTGGTTGAAGAGCAAGTTCAAGCTCTCGGAGATTCTGGAGTTGGGCAAGGCTGCACTGGATGCGCCGGAGCCTGCGGCGTTTCCCGAGCATCTGGAGCGGATGCAGCTGACCAACCCGGAAGGGCTGAAAGAGGACCTGTTTCAGCGGCTACTGCTCACCGGCCTCAAGGCCACCGCGCCATAACAGCCACTCCAAAACCACTGTGGGAGCTAGCCTGCTCGCGAATGCTGAGTATCAGTCGACATCATCGTTGACTGATCCGGCGCTTTCGCGAGCAGGCTCGCTCCCACAAGGGATATGCGGTGTGGCTTTATTCGATGAAGGTCACGACGCCGCCAGCCAGCGACTGCACACGAGCCAGCGACTCAACGCGATAACCTTGGGCATCCAGTTCCGCACGCCCACCCTGGAACGACTTCTCGATCACGATCCCCAAGCCGGCGACGGTGGCGCCGGCCTGTTTGATGATCGAGATCAGCGCCTGGGACGCCTTACCGTTGGCCAGGAAGTCATCGATGATCAGCACGCGGTCGCTGCTGGTCAGGTGGCGCGGGGAGATGGCCACGGTGCTTTCGGTCTGCTTGGTGAACGAGTAAACGGTCGCCGACAGAAGGTTTTCAGTCAGGGTCAGTGACTGGTGCTTGCGGGCAAAAATCACCGGCA
This region of Pseudomonas mandelii genomic DNA includes:
- a CDS encoding xanthine phosphoribosyltransferase, translated to MEALHQKIREQGIVLSDQVLKVDAFLNHQIDPALMKLIGDEFAALFKDSGITKIVTIEASGIAPAIMTGLNLGVPVIFARKHQSLTLTENLLSATVYSFTKQTESTVAISPRHLTSSDRVLIIDDFLANGKASQALISIIKQAGATVAGLGIVIEKSFQGGRAELDAQGYRVESLARVQSLAGGVVTFIE